The following proteins are co-located in the Spirosoma montaniterrae genome:
- a CDS encoding DUF4331 domain-containing protein encodes MNRISRFFSGMLLLLTVATIGYASSHREAPLISNDPLADNTDVYAFKSPDDPNAITIIANYIPFESPEGGPNYYNFGERIRYEIHVKNRADTPGDDITYRFTFQKVNEDPTTFFNIRLGRQNLRTTYTCEKSTDGGRTFTVIVRNGIVPPANIGPRSIDNTVVGLGTDYNSLIQRAIATASTGEQVFCGPADDPFFVDLAGAFDVGNFRPSGNATNPSKDGLARYNCHTIALKIPVNLLQKDGKNITQAANILDPNYVIGVWASASRQRIRTFYNEGDVGFDGEYVQVSRLGMPLTNEVVIPIGQKDRWNALTPYNNNDLRFAQYFVNPELALYMDDAQFGGAVPSLKGLRIQSRSLGSFDFRNGKPGLFGLKGNAALNGTALAENAFGALLLPNNASPRAVDLLPIFYTGVPNLAPYQLATGKNGNPLAVGKPFVHNFLPTLGDMLRLNMAVPATPRSAPEFSSLGLVQAAVLGLTDSRYTNPNLQFIPNMDGFPNGRRLEDDVTTIELQAVGGVVLAALGLWYDDFTPGTSPSPVTNNLLNVLTFSAGITKNDTTLKPNFPYVQTPWRGFNYTKVVKF; translated from the coding sequence ATGAACCGTATTTCTCGTTTTTTCAGCGGCATGCTATTGCTGCTGACTGTGGCTACCATCGGTTATGCGTCGAGCCACCGCGAAGCCCCGCTCATCTCCAACGATCCACTGGCCGATAACACTGACGTTTACGCCTTTAAAAGCCCCGACGATCCCAACGCCATTACGATCATTGCCAATTATATCCCGTTTGAATCGCCCGAAGGTGGTCCGAACTATTATAATTTTGGCGAACGAATCCGGTACGAAATCCATGTTAAGAACCGGGCCGATACCCCCGGCGACGACATCACCTACCGCTTCACCTTTCAGAAGGTAAACGAAGACCCAACCACCTTTTTCAACATCCGGCTGGGCCGACAAAACTTACGGACGACCTATACCTGCGAGAAGAGTACCGATGGCGGACGGACCTTTACGGTTATTGTTCGCAACGGCATTGTGCCACCGGCCAATATCGGCCCGCGCTCTATCGACAACACGGTGGTGGGGCTTGGCACCGATTATAATTCGCTGATTCAGCGGGCTATTGCTACGGCCTCGACCGGCGAGCAGGTATTCTGCGGCCCCGCCGACGACCCGTTCTTCGTCGATCTGGCAGGTGCGTTCGATGTTGGCAATTTCCGACCCAGCGGCAACGCAACAAACCCCTCCAAAGACGGGCTGGCCCGGTACAACTGCCACACCATTGCGCTAAAAATCCCTGTAAATCTGTTACAGAAAGACGGGAAAAACATTACCCAAGCCGCCAATATTCTCGACCCCAACTATGTGATTGGTGTTTGGGCTTCGGCATCCCGCCAGCGCATCCGCACCTTCTACAACGAAGGCGACGTGGGCTTCGATGGCGAGTATGTCCAGGTTTCCCGGCTGGGGATGCCCCTGACCAACGAGGTTGTCATCCCCATCGGCCAGAAAGACCGTTGGAATGCCCTGACTCCCTACAACAACAACGACCTGCGCTTTGCTCAGTACTTTGTCAACCCCGAACTGGCCCTTTATATGGACGACGCCCAATTTGGCGGGGCCGTACCGTCGCTGAAGGGGTTGCGGATTCAGTCGCGGTCGTTGGGTAGTTTCGACTTCCGCAATGGCAAACCGGGCCTGTTCGGTCTCAAAGGCAATGCCGCCCTCAATGGCACGGCCCTGGCCGAGAACGCCTTCGGCGCGCTGCTGCTGCCCAACAACGCCAGCCCCCGCGCCGTCGACCTGCTGCCCATCTTCTACACGGGCGTACCCAACCTGGCTCCTTACCAGTTGGCAACGGGCAAGAACGGCAACCCCTTAGCCGTGGGCAAGCCCTTCGTCCACAACTTTCTGCCCACCTTAGGCGACATGCTGCGGCTGAACATGGCCGTACCCGCTACGCCCCGCTCAGCCCCGGAGTTTTCGTCGCTGGGGCTGGTGCAGGCAGCCGTACTGGGGCTGACCGACAGCCGTTACACCAACCCTAACTTGCAGTTCATTCCCAACATGGACGGCTTTCCCAACGGTCGTCGGCTGGAGGATGACGTGACGACGATTGAGTTGCAGGCGGTGGGGGGCGTGGTGCTGGCGGCACTGGGCTTGTGGTACGACGATTTCACCCCCGGTACTTCGCCCAGCCCCGTGACCAACAACCTGCTCAACGTGTTGACGTTCAGCGCAGGCATCACCAAAAACGACACGACACTGAAGCCCAACTTCCCGTATGTGCAGACGCCCTGGCGTGGTTTCAACTATACAAAAGTGGTTAAATTTTAA